A single region of the Corticium candelabrum chromosome 15, ooCorCand1.1, whole genome shotgun sequence genome encodes:
- the LOC134190755 gene encoding phospholipase DDHD1-like isoform X3: MYMSEIEQPSLTDNFSNSNGREPEREPEQARRSDGLTDRANVKSLQPTPNITVQIAQPTSSLTVIAQPTSSLTLIVQPTPSLTVIDDASQDHHDDEPISNLRKTRKRKHTSLQDLENPAESSENSEEPASKTRCLSSEDEYDGNVTDTNTCVSHLVLVVHGIGQKLENTDIRATTEMYDKTNTIQYISISNLFCCFDFSFAATAGKVDRHSKRKVRIQPVDWRSNLFLDFDVLQEIIPLSSDIRTIREKSFLSLLDIFYYNSPVYGQQIIDEAVRVMNKSYDDMLTEQPSFKHDGQVSIVAHSLGSIIVYDILTAHCSAFENFRSKATLKPQTKLKFKVNKFFAMGSPLSLFLSMRDRKSEWSQCYDHDPFCLNEICSRAYNIIDPNDPISFKWDPLIQNNQTGNTSRDISTFLGQEEEQEQVRKLLLKA; encoded by the exons atgtacatgtctgaGATTGAGCAGCCTAGCTTGACCGATAATTTTAGTAACTCTAACGGGAGAGAACCAGAGCGAGAACCAGAGCAAGCGAGACGGAGTGACGGTCTGACGGACAGAGCGAATGTCAAGTCGTTACAACCGACTCCGAATATCACAGTGCAAATCGCACAACCGACTTCGAGTCTCACAGTGATCGCACAACCGACTTCGAGTCTCACATTGATCGTACAACCGACTCCGAGTCTCACAGTGATCGACGATGCCTCACAAG ACCATCATGATGATGAGCCAATTTCAAACCTCCGCAAAACTCGAAAACGCAAGCATACTTCTTTACAAGATCTAGAGAATCCTGCAG AATCTAGCGAGAATTCAGAAGAACCAGCGAGTAAGACAAGATGCTTATCATCTGAAGATGAGTATGATGGTAACGTCACTGACACCAACACCTGTGTGTCACACTTGGTATTGGTTGTGCACGGAATTGGACAGAAACTCGAGAATACAGACATACGAGCAACAACAGAAATGTATGACAAGACAAATACCATACAGTACATCTCAATCTCTAACTTATTCTGCTGCTTCGACTTCAGCTTTGCCGCTACAGCTGGCaaggtagacagacacagcaaGAGAAAAGTTCGAATTCAACCGGTCGATTGGCGAAGCAATCTGTTTCTGGATTTTG ATGTCCTACAGGAGATCATTCCTCTGTCAAGTGACATCAGAACGATCAGAGAGAAATCTTTTCTAAGCCTTCTAGACATCTTCTATTACAATAGTCCAGTCTATGGCCAACAA ATTATAGATGAGGCTGTGAGGGTCATGAACAAGTCGTATGATGACATGTTGACTGAGCAACCTTCATTTAAGCATGATGGTCAAGTATCTATTGTTGCTCATTCTTTGGGAAGCATCATCGTCTATGACATACTAACAGCTCACTGCTCGGCATTCGAGAATTTTCGAAGCAAAGCAACATTAAAACCTCAAACTAAGCTTAAATTCAAG GTTAACAAGTTCTTTGCTATGGGATCTCCTCTCAGTCTGTTCTTATCGATGAGAGACAGAAAGAGCGAATGGTCTCAATGTTACGATCACGATCCATTTTGTCTCAATGAGATTTGCAGTAGAGCATACAACATCATCGACCCAAACGATCCCATA TCGTTCAAATGGGATCCGTTGATTCAAAATAATCAGACAGGGAACACAAGTCGTGACATAAGCACGTTTCTTGGCCAAGAGGAAG agCAAGAGCAAGTGAGAAA ATTGCTGCTGAAGGCATAA
- the LOC134190925 gene encoding ankyrin repeat domain-containing protein 50-like isoform X3 produces the protein MSSQLEMNEEFMKAVERGDSITYITCLLNMGVDINTHDEYGNTLLIQACLNKNKEMVEFLLTKSADVNGAGEKGWTALIVAVLLGCDDIVEVLLNVKDVNVMKKDDGGMTAIHHAAMWNHVIIVERLLSCSVPADINDNIGCTPLCWAACLGHVCCVDVLLKHGASPKHKSELLGSPLEIAKEKGHSDVVEMMKEAIRLTSHPYVEGRMSVMRHQYQQTIAQQESEIMRLRTATADTV, from the exons ATGTCGTCACAGTTGG aAATGAATGAAGAATTTATGAAAGCGGTGGAGAGAGGTGATAGTATAACATATATAACGTGTCTTTTGAATATGggagttgatatcaatacacaTGATGAATATGGG AACACTCTTCTGATACAAGCGTGTTTGAATAAGAACAAGGAAATGGTGGAGTTTCTGCTCACTAAATCAGCAGATGTTAATGGGGCTGGTGAG AAGGGGTGGACGGCTTTGATTGTAGCAGTACTGCTTGGATGTGATGATATTGTGGAGGTGTTATTGAACGTCAAAGATGTTAATGTGATGAAGAAAGATGAt GGGGGAATGACAGCCATACATCATGCTGCAATGTGgaatcacgtgatcattgtagagagacttttgtcttgttctgttcctgctgatatcaatgataataTTGGTTGTACACCACTGTGTTGGGCTGCCTGTCTTGgtcatgtgtgttgtgttgatgttctcctaAAACATGGAGCGAGTCCCAAACATAAGAG TGAGTTGTTAGGATCACCACTGGAGATTGCCAAGGAAAAGGGTCACAGTGATGTGGTTGAGATGATGAaagaagccataagat TGACATCTCATCCTTATGTGGAGGGTCGCATGTCTGTCATGAGACATCAataccaacagaca atTGCTCAACAGGAGAGTGAGATTATGCGTCTCAGAACGGCAACAGCTGATACAGTATga
- the LOC134190925 gene encoding ankyrin repeat domain-containing protein 50-like isoform X2 — MNEEFMKAVERGDSITYITCLLNMGVDINTHDEYGNTLLIQACLNKNKEMVEFLLTKSADVNGAGEKGWTALIVAVLLGCDDIVEVLLNVKDVNVMKKDDGGMTAIHHAAMWNHVIIVERLLSCSVPADINDNIGCTPLCWAACLGHVCCVDVLLKHGASPKHKSELLGSPLEIAKEKGHSDVVEMMKEAIRLTSHPYVEGRMSVMRHQYQQTIAQQESEIMRLRTATADTFDFSPTLDP, encoded by the exons ATGAATGAAGAATTTATGAAAGCGGTGGAGAGAGGTGATAGTATAACATATATAACGTGTCTTTTGAATATGggagttgatatcaatacacaTGATGAATATGGG AACACTCTTCTGATACAAGCGTGTTTGAATAAGAACAAGGAAATGGTGGAGTTTCTGCTCACTAAATCAGCAGATGTTAATGGGGCTGGTGAG AAGGGGTGGACGGCTTTGATTGTAGCAGTACTGCTTGGATGTGATGATATTGTGGAGGTGTTATTGAACGTCAAAGATGTTAATGTGATGAAGAAAGATGAt GGGGGAATGACAGCCATACATCATGCTGCAATGTGgaatcacgtgatcattgtagagagacttttgtcttgttctgttcctgctgatatcaatgataataTTGGTTGTACACCACTGTGTTGGGCTGCCTGTCTTGgtcatgtgtgttgtgttgatgttctcctaAAACATGGAGCGAGTCCCAAACATAAGAG TGAGTTGTTAGGATCACCACTGGAGATTGCCAAGGAAAAGGGTCACAGTGATGTGGTTGAGATGATGAaagaagccataagat TGACATCTCATCCTTATGTGGAGGGTCGCATGTCTGTCATGAGACATCAataccaacagaca atTGCTCAACAGGAGAGTGAGATTATGCGTCTCAGAACGGCAACAGCTGATACA TTTGACTTCAGCCCTACATTGGATCCCTGA
- the LOC134191066 gene encoding ankyrin repeat domain-containing protein 29-like — translation MEKELCEAVERGDIPLVTGFLELDVDVNTRDEHGDTLLIQACLYNQKEIVQFLLTKSADVNVTGWWGQTALIRAAVYGFYDIIDILLKTKDINVMKKDDEGMTAIHWAALKNHMTILERLLSCSVPVDINDNDGRTPLLFAACCCHVCCVDVLLKHGASPQHKNERYGSPLEVARQLGHSNVIEMMEEAIRLTSHPYVEGRMSVMRHQYQQTIAEQQSEIMRLRTAAADTVCEGHTVSDESWVLSQPPELIMLAVSALACDRWSDVGLALDYTVSVLIAHTASIADPCSKLHFILRTKAESVGARNVVPIILSACQQISMPICAAAIRDEVERQERLKNTEQWTIE, via the exons atggAGAAAGAATTGTGTGAAGCGGTGGAGAGAGGTGATATTCCATTAGTAACGGGTTTTTTGGAATTGGATGTTGATGTTAATACGCGTGATGAGCATGgg GACACTCTTCTGATACAAGCGTGTTTGTATAATCAGAAGGAAATAGTTCAGTTTCTGCTCACTAAATCAGCAGATGTTAATGTGACTGGCTGG TGGGGACAGACGGCTTTGATAAGAGCAGCAGTGTATGGGTTTTACGACATCATTGACATATTATTGAAGACCAAAGATATTAATGTGATGAAGAAAGATGAt GAGGGAATGACAGCCATACATTGGGCTGCACTGAAAAATCACATGACCATTTTAGAGAGACTtttgtcttgttctgttcctgttgatatcaatgataatgatGGTCGTACACCACTGTTGTTTGCTGCCTGTTGTTgtcatgtgtgttgtgttgatgttcttcTAAAACATGGAGCGAGTCCCCAACATAAGAA TGAGAGGTATGGATCACCACTGGAGGTTGCCAGGCAATTAGGTCACAGTAATGTGAttgagatgatggaagaagccataagat TGACATCTCATCCTTATGTGGAGGGTCGCATGTCTGTCATGAGACATCAataccaacagaca atTGCTGAACAGCAGAGTGAGATTATGCGTCTCAGAACGGCAGCAGCTGATACA GTTTGTGAAGGCCACACGGTTTCTGATGAATCTTGGGTGCTGTCACAGCCACcag AACTCATCATGCTTGCTGTCAGTGCTCTGGCTTGTGATCGTTGGAGTGATGTTGGTCTTGCATTAGACTACACAGTGAGTGTTCTCATCGCACACACTGCATCCATTGCTGACCCTTGCAGCAAACTGCATTTCATACTGAGAACGAAAGCCGAATCTGTTGGTGCCAGAAATGTTGTTCCTATCATCTTGTCTGCTTGCCAGCAGATTTCTATGCCAATTTGTGCTGCTGCAATAAGAGATGAGGTGGAACGTCAAGAGAGACTGAAAAACACAGAACAGTGGACAATAGAATAA
- the LOC134190755 gene encoding uncharacterized protein LOC134190755 isoform X1, which translates to MYMSEIEQPSLTDNFSNSNGREPEREPEQARRSDGLTDRANVKSLQPTPNITVQIAQPTSSLTVIAQPTSSLTLIVQPTPSLTVIDDASQDHHDDEPISNLRKTRKRKHTSLQDLENPAESSENSEEPASKTRCLSSEDEYDGNVTDTNTCVSHLVLVVHGIGQKLENTDIRATTEMYDKTNTIQYISISNLFCCFDFSFAATAGKVDRHSKRKVRIQPVDWRSNLFLDFDVLQEIIPLSSDIRTIREKSFLSLLDIFYYNSPVYGQQIIDEAVRVMNKSYDDMLTEQPSFKHDGQVSIVAHSLGSIIVYDILTAHCSAFENFRSKATLKPQTKLKFKVNKFFAMGSPLSLFLSMRDRKSEWSQCYDHDPFCLNEICSRAYNIIDPNDPISFKWDPLIQNNQTGNTSRDISTFLGQEEEQEQVRKYDYYVNGTKINKRAKAVGYVWKIAAEGITGLRAHTKYWKNEGVLKFILEKIECS; encoded by the exons atgtacatgtctgaGATTGAGCAGCCTAGCTTGACCGATAATTTTAGTAACTCTAACGGGAGAGAACCAGAGCGAGAACCAGAGCAAGCGAGACGGAGTGACGGTCTGACGGACAGAGCGAATGTCAAGTCGTTACAACCGACTCCGAATATCACAGTGCAAATCGCACAACCGACTTCGAGTCTCACAGTGATCGCACAACCGACTTCGAGTCTCACATTGATCGTACAACCGACTCCGAGTCTCACAGTGATCGACGATGCCTCACAAG ACCATCATGATGATGAGCCAATTTCAAACCTCCGCAAAACTCGAAAACGCAAGCATACTTCTTTACAAGATCTAGAGAATCCTGCAG AATCTAGCGAGAATTCAGAAGAACCAGCGAGTAAGACAAGATGCTTATCATCTGAAGATGAGTATGATGGTAACGTCACTGACACCAACACCTGTGTGTCACACTTGGTATTGGTTGTGCACGGAATTGGACAGAAACTCGAGAATACAGACATACGAGCAACAACAGAAATGTATGACAAGACAAATACCATACAGTACATCTCAATCTCTAACTTATTCTGCTGCTTCGACTTCAGCTTTGCCGCTACAGCTGGCaaggtagacagacacagcaaGAGAAAAGTTCGAATTCAACCGGTCGATTGGCGAAGCAATCTGTTTCTGGATTTTG ATGTCCTACAGGAGATCATTCCTCTGTCAAGTGACATCAGAACGATCAGAGAGAAATCTTTTCTAAGCCTTCTAGACATCTTCTATTACAATAGTCCAGTCTATGGCCAACAA ATTATAGATGAGGCTGTGAGGGTCATGAACAAGTCGTATGATGACATGTTGACTGAGCAACCTTCATTTAAGCATGATGGTCAAGTATCTATTGTTGCTCATTCTTTGGGAAGCATCATCGTCTATGACATACTAACAGCTCACTGCTCGGCATTCGAGAATTTTCGAAGCAAAGCAACATTAAAACCTCAAACTAAGCTTAAATTCAAG GTTAACAAGTTCTTTGCTATGGGATCTCCTCTCAGTCTGTTCTTATCGATGAGAGACAGAAAGAGCGAATGGTCTCAATGTTACGATCACGATCCATTTTGTCTCAATGAGATTTGCAGTAGAGCATACAACATCATCGACCCAAACGATCCCATA TCGTTCAAATGGGATCCGTTGATTCAAAATAATCAGACAGGGAACACAAGTCGTGACATAAGCACGTTTCTTGGCCAAGAGGAAG agCAAGAGCAAGTGAGAAAGTATGATTACTACGTGAATGGAACAAAGATAAACAAGAGAGCGAAGGCTGTTGGTTATGTTTGGAAGATTGCTGCTGAAGGCATAACAGGACTGAGGGCTCACACAAAGTATTGGAAAAACGAAGGTGTCCTGAAATTTATACTGGAGAAGATCGAATGCAGTTGA
- the LOC134190754 gene encoding conserved oligomeric Golgi complex subunit 5-like, with amino-acid sequence MAMSEDLTKLMQDDELLQKFLASDFDPRQLASSVVQARVVGESLEKLATGIRLIDKELHAQVVTHHADLLSQATGIETLESVLHMMQTRINSLKTAIERISSYIVEPYEKVMVRTTQLQRLQVACDLLRNIIRIIYLVKRLHGQLQGGVREIAKAAQSVNELLELADSPELRGIHVVEKDRSWIHKKREEIEQQAHTMLSSGLDSQNPSQIGTALQVFYNLDCLQRQVEIVCEGIVGQLQTTVRRSLDAAEITREKGGGGGPGRVNMPSPGSTAAWRATLWMRLEQLIDTVSGSFKRVYQLQKVLAKKKDPGSQVCFVEELSQDSQKSSLDHMWTSTVKILQEELAVAAQASIFVKHALESEYPKLLRLFNDLWEQLRLNTPISIQSMSGLEPTELPRDIVVTRCLHESDAAPFKDVLSPFESAYIAKSLSRLLDAVNVVFPANARSPPSKHEIIGIVKTVTSELSVVSFDVMLQKTVAGNVEKTMKMFAAKCERLVATGSDAKQVSGSPSAAQRINIAVVNDLNHLCEEIQSILASQQSISESGRKLIESGLEAASSLMQHITDVIIEMVASTIEEILITMHESDFSGDIPTQSSSQLPESPCSAYIVELRDFISRIHLTHLVQYDCQKYMEERLKGVANRAMDLFVRHVTLIRPLGDRGKMRLAADLTEIEVAIMPLCQRPTDLGPTYQMLRSLKVLLFSAINDMPSNPVVKGEKLPKSVILHFLFSSAPKSLQSPHQLAGWNIRQYSSWLDEHPLEDDRLAMISATIDSYVRTVRSQGQKEFPVEYLTMVHVLTPKNE; translated from the exons ATGGCGATGTCTGAAGACTTGACGAAACTGATGCAAGACGACG AGCTACTTCAGAAGTTCTTAGCTAGTGATTTCGATCCTCGTCAGTTGGCTAGTTCAGTCGTTCAGGCTCGAGTTGTTGGAGAGTCTCTAGAGAAGCTGGCAACCGGCATTCGCTTGATAGACAAAGAGCTGCATGCACAG GTTGTCACACATCATGCAGACTTGCTGTCACAAGCCACAGGCATTGAAACATTAGAGA GTGTACTACACATGATGCAGACGAGAATCAACTCACTCAAGACAGCAATCGAGAG GATTAGCAGTTATATTGTGGAACCTTATGAGAAAGTCATGGTGCGAACCACCCAGCTACAAAGACTTCAA GTGGCTTGCGATCTCCTGAGGAACATAATTCGTATCATTTACTTGGTCAAGCGTCTCCACGGTCAGCTGCAGGGAGGAGTTAGAGAAATCGCCAAAGCTGCACAGAGTGTCAACGAATTGT TGGAGCTAGCTGACAGCCCAGAGCTGAGAGGAATTCAC GTTGTAGAGAAAGATCGTTCGTGGATTCACAAGAAGAGAGAGGAGATAGAACAGCAGGCACACACAATGTTGTCATCTGGTCTTGATAGCCAG AATCCGAGTCAGATTGGTACGGCTCTACAAGTTTTTTATAACTTGGACTGTCTGCAGCGACAGGTTGAGATTGTGTGTGAGGGTATTGTTGGTCAGCTTCAGACGACAGTGAGGAGAAGTTTGGATGCGGCCGAGATAACAAGGGAAAAGGGAGGAG GTGGTGGTCCCGGTCGAGTCAACATGCCCAGTCCTGGCAGCACTGCTGCTTGGAGAGCTACACTGTGGATGCGGCTTGAACAACTCATCGATACTGTCAGTGGATCATTTAAGAGA GTCTATCAGCTACAGAAAGTTCTGGCTAAAAAGAAAGATCCTGGGAGTCAAGTTTGCTTTGTTGAAGAGCTTTCTCAG GATAGTCAGAAATCTAGTTTAGATCACATGTGGACGTCTACTGTGAAGATTTTACAGGAAGAACTGGCGGTTGCTGCTCAAG CATCGATATTTGTCAAACATGCTTTGGAAAGCGAATATCCCAAGCTTCTACGTTTGTTCAACGACTTGTGGGAGCAGCTTCGACTGAACACTCCCATCTCTATCCAGTCGATGTCTGGTCTCGAACCTACAGAACTCCCACGAGACATTGTAGTCACTCGTTGTCTACACGAATCAGATGCTGCACCATTTAAGGACGTTCTCTCGCCGTTCGAGAGTGCATACATTGCAAAGTCACTTTCTCGTTTGCTCGATGCTGTTAATGTTGTGTTTCCTGCGAATGCTCGCAGTCCACCTAGTAAGCATGAAATAATTGGTATTGTGAAGACTGTGACAAG TGAGTTGAGTGTCGTCAGCTTTGATGTGATGTTGCAGAAGACTGTTGCCGGTAATGTAGAGAAGACGATGAAGATGTTTGCAGCAAAATGCGAACGGCTG GTTGCCACTGGTTCTGACGCTAAACAGGTTTCTGGTTCTCCAAGTGCAGCTCAACGTATCAACATTGCAGTAGTCAATGATCTCAACCATTTGTGTGAAGAAATTCAGTCA ATACTAGCTTCTCAACAATCAATCTCAGAGTCTGGAAGGAAGTTAATCGAGTCAGGATTAGAG GCTGCTTCATCCTTGATGCAACACATCACTGATGTCATCATCGAAATGGTTGCCTCTACCATAGAAGAGATTCTGATCACTATGCACGAGTCGGATTTTTCAGG tgaCATTCCAACTCAGTCATCTAGTCAGCTTCCAGAGTCACCGTGTTCAGCATATATTGTGGAATTGAGA GATTTTATCTCACGAATTCATTTGACTCATCTCGTTCAATATGATTGTCAGAAATACATGGAGGAGAG ACTGAAAGGAGTTGCTAACAGAGCCATGGATTTGTTTGTTCGTCATGTGACTTTGATACGTCCGTTAGGAGACAGAGGCAAAATGAGACTAGCTGCTGATCTCACAGAG ATAGAAGTAGCCATTATGCCGCTATGCCAACGACCAACAGACTTGGGACCTACATATCAAATGCTTCGATCTCTCAA GGTTCTGTTATTTTCTGCTATTAACGATATGCCATCCAACCCTGTGGTAAAAGGTGAAAAACTGCCCAAGAGTGTTATACTGCATTTCTTATTTTCGAGTGCTCCTAAATCTCTTCAGTCTCCACACCAG TTGGCTGGCTGGAATATTCGCCAGTATTCATCTTGGTTAGACGAACATCCACTCGAAGACGACCGTTTAGCAATGATAAG TGCGACTATTGATTCATATGTGAGGACGGTGCGATCTCAAGGACAAAAGGAATTCCCTGTAGAATATCTGACCATGGTACACGTGTTGACACCAAAGAATGAGTAA
- the LOC134190755 gene encoding phospholipase DDHD1-like isoform X2 — protein sequence MYMSEIEQPSLTDNFSNSNGREPEREPEQARRSDGLTDRANVKSLQPTPNITVQIAQPTSSLTVIAQPTSSLTLIVQPTPSLTVIDDASQDHHDDEPISNLRKTRKRKHTSLQDLENPAESSENSEEPASKTRCLSSEDEYDGNVTDTNTCVSHLVLVVHGIGQKLENTDIRATTEIFAATAGKVDRHSKRKVRIQPVDWRSNLFLDFDVLQEIIPLSSDIRTIREKSFLSLLDIFYYNSPVYGQQIIDEAVRVMNKSYDDMLTEQPSFKHDGQVSIVAHSLGSIIVYDILTAHCSAFENFRSKATLKPQTKLKFKVNKFFAMGSPLSLFLSMRDRKSEWSQCYDHDPFCLNEICSRAYNIIDPNDPISFKWDPLIQNNQTGNTSRDISTFLGQEEEQEQVRKYDYYVNGTKINKRAKAVGYVWKIAAEGITGLRAHTKYWKNEGVLKFILEKIECS from the exons atgtacatgtctgaGATTGAGCAGCCTAGCTTGACCGATAATTTTAGTAACTCTAACGGGAGAGAACCAGAGCGAGAACCAGAGCAAGCGAGACGGAGTGACGGTCTGACGGACAGAGCGAATGTCAAGTCGTTACAACCGACTCCGAATATCACAGTGCAAATCGCACAACCGACTTCGAGTCTCACAGTGATCGCACAACCGACTTCGAGTCTCACATTGATCGTACAACCGACTCCGAGTCTCACAGTGATCGACGATGCCTCACAAG ACCATCATGATGATGAGCCAATTTCAAACCTCCGCAAAACTCGAAAACGCAAGCATACTTCTTTACAAGATCTAGAGAATCCTGCAG AATCTAGCGAGAATTCAGAAGAACCAGCGAGTAAGACAAGATGCTTATCATCTGAAGATGAGTATGATGGTAACGTCACTGACACCAACACCTGTGTGTCACACTTGGTATTGGTTGTGCACGGAATTGGACAGAAACTCGAGAATACAGACATACGAGCAACAACAGAAAT CTTTGCCGCTACAGCTGGCaaggtagacagacacagcaaGAGAAAAGTTCGAATTCAACCGGTCGATTGGCGAAGCAATCTGTTTCTGGATTTTG ATGTCCTACAGGAGATCATTCCTCTGTCAAGTGACATCAGAACGATCAGAGAGAAATCTTTTCTAAGCCTTCTAGACATCTTCTATTACAATAGTCCAGTCTATGGCCAACAA ATTATAGATGAGGCTGTGAGGGTCATGAACAAGTCGTATGATGACATGTTGACTGAGCAACCTTCATTTAAGCATGATGGTCAAGTATCTATTGTTGCTCATTCTTTGGGAAGCATCATCGTCTATGACATACTAACAGCTCACTGCTCGGCATTCGAGAATTTTCGAAGCAAAGCAACATTAAAACCTCAAACTAAGCTTAAATTCAAG GTTAACAAGTTCTTTGCTATGGGATCTCCTCTCAGTCTGTTCTTATCGATGAGAGACAGAAAGAGCGAATGGTCTCAATGTTACGATCACGATCCATTTTGTCTCAATGAGATTTGCAGTAGAGCATACAACATCATCGACCCAAACGATCCCATA TCGTTCAAATGGGATCCGTTGATTCAAAATAATCAGACAGGGAACACAAGTCGTGACATAAGCACGTTTCTTGGCCAAGAGGAAG agCAAGAGCAAGTGAGAAAGTATGATTACTACGTGAATGGAACAAAGATAAACAAGAGAGCGAAGGCTGTTGGTTATGTTTGGAAGATTGCTGCTGAAGGCATAACAGGACTGAGGGCTCACACAAAGTATTGGAAAAACGAAGGTGTCCTGAAATTTATACTGGAGAAGATCGAATGCAGTTGA
- the LOC134190925 gene encoding ankyrin repeat domain-containing protein 50-like isoform X1 — protein MSSQLEMNEEFMKAVERGDSITYITCLLNMGVDINTHDEYGNTLLIQACLNKNKEMVEFLLTKSADVNGAGEKGWTALIVAVLLGCDDIVEVLLNVKDVNVMKKDDGGMTAIHHAAMWNHVIIVERLLSCSVPADINDNIGCTPLCWAACLGHVCCVDVLLKHGASPKHKSELLGSPLEIAKEKGHSDVVEMMKEAIRLTSHPYVEGRMSVMRHQYQQTIAQQESEIMRLRTATADTFDFSPTLDP, from the exons ATGTCGTCACAGTTGG aAATGAATGAAGAATTTATGAAAGCGGTGGAGAGAGGTGATAGTATAACATATATAACGTGTCTTTTGAATATGggagttgatatcaatacacaTGATGAATATGGG AACACTCTTCTGATACAAGCGTGTTTGAATAAGAACAAGGAAATGGTGGAGTTTCTGCTCACTAAATCAGCAGATGTTAATGGGGCTGGTGAG AAGGGGTGGACGGCTTTGATTGTAGCAGTACTGCTTGGATGTGATGATATTGTGGAGGTGTTATTGAACGTCAAAGATGTTAATGTGATGAAGAAAGATGAt GGGGGAATGACAGCCATACATCATGCTGCAATGTGgaatcacgtgatcattgtagagagacttttgtcttgttctgttcctgctgatatcaatgataataTTGGTTGTACACCACTGTGTTGGGCTGCCTGTCTTGgtcatgtgtgttgtgttgatgttctcctaAAACATGGAGCGAGTCCCAAACATAAGAG TGAGTTGTTAGGATCACCACTGGAGATTGCCAAGGAAAAGGGTCACAGTGATGTGGTTGAGATGATGAaagaagccataagat TGACATCTCATCCTTATGTGGAGGGTCGCATGTCTGTCATGAGACATCAataccaacagaca atTGCTCAACAGGAGAGTGAGATTATGCGTCTCAGAACGGCAACAGCTGATACA TTTGACTTCAGCCCTACATTGGATCCCTGA